GAGTGAGCCTACACTATATGTGAATACAAAAGGTACGTATATTTTCATCGTtgccttgtatgttgatgatcttaTCTTTACGGGTAATGATGTTCATATGATTGAACAATTCAAAAGagaaatgatgatgaaatatgaaaTGAGTGACATGGGTCTAGTCAAGTACTTCCTTGGTATTGAAGTTCACCAAAGTGAAGATGGAGTGTTCATTTCTCAAATCAAGTATGTCGAAAAGGTGTTGAAGAAATTTGGTATGCTTGGTTGTAACCCCACATCTGAACCACTTGtagtgaatgagaaactcaagaaagatgatggaggaagaaaagTTGATGAGACTTATTATAAAGGTCTTATTGGAAACTTGTTTTATCTTGCACATACAAGATCCGACATCATGTTTGCTTCAAGTATGCTTTCTAGGTTCATGATTCACCTAGTCATCTACATCTTGGCGCGACAAAGAGGTTGTTGAGGTACATACAAGGAAAAATGAATTTTGGAATCATGTATTCTAGAAATTTGGATGTCAAATTAGTTGGATTTTGTGATAGCGACTTAGGAGGGTGTATTGATGACATGAAGAGTACATCGGGGAATTCTTTTTCTCTTGGTTCGGGCATATTTACTTGGGCATCGAAGAAGCAAGAAACCGTATCTCTATCCACGACGAAAGCGGAGTACATTTCGGCATTAATAGCTACATCTCATGTTGTATGGCTAAGAAGAATCATGGAAGATATTCAAGAGAAGCAACAAAGGTTCACCGAAATTTTTTGTGACAACAAATCCGCAATTGCTATGTTCAAAAATTCGGTTGAGCATTATAGAGCAAGGCACATCAAACTCAAGTATCACTTCATTCGAGAAGCGGTTGAAGATGGTGATATAGAACTCAAGTATTACAAGACGGAAGACAAATTGGCGGACATATTCACCAAGGCACTTCCCAAAGGCAAGTTCCAAAAATTTAGGGAATTACTTGGAGTTGTAGAACATCAcattaaggaggagattgttgAGTGTTAATCTAATGTTCAAATGTAATAGGAGTGTAAGAATATAAGTAGTAATAGAATTCTATGGACAATAGATGTCCACATGTCATCTTATCTCTATGGTATTATATTGACCATGTGTAGAGAGAGAATTATtatgaagaaagaaatcaaagaaaatagagTGAGTAGAAACTATTAGTTTCCCACTCCAttatcaatcaaaatccttcttaaTCATCATCATTAATTCAATCAAATATCTAACAGTGTAAAAGCTTGAAACTGGAAATCGTTAGATTCGTTACACATTCGTATCTTTCCTTCCAAGGCTCAAACTACTTAAAACAATCAAAGAAGAAAACCTAATTGGAGAAGCAGCAATGTCAGGCCTGCCAGAAGATGTCTACCATGAAATCCTTTCAAGGGTACCTGCAAAATCCACATTAATCTGTAAGTATGTCTGCAAAACTTGGTTTTCTATAATCTCTAAACCTAAGTTTGTCAAACTGCACCTTCATCGTACTATCCATAAAAACGATTCCAAGCTCATGTTTTTGATTAATGACTATATTAAGCTAGACTATACCCTAGTTAGTTCCATAAGTTATGATTTATCATATTCTTCgttatcatcatcgtcatcaataGATAATGATTGTGGTGATGCTATTCTTGAATTACATCGGCCATTCCATGATTCAGCTGCTGCTTATTATCCATATTGCATTCAGGGTTCTTGTAATGGTTTGATTTGCATGGCGATGTATCACGTTGACGCAATTACTGGTGTTGTTGTGCCATTGCTTGTAGTTTGGAACCCAACAACTAGAGAATGCAAGATATTACCCAAATCACAATTTGGAATTGTAAGCTGCCGACGATCTATTTATTCATTCGGTTATGATCATAAGGGAGACAACTACAAGTTGGTAAAGATTGTAAAACTGAAAGGAAGTAAAGATGGTTCAGTAAACATACGAGGGAGTGAGGATGGTTATGTTACTGAAATGTATACGTTACGGTCAGA
This genomic stretch from Papaver somniferum cultivar HN1 chromosome 5, ASM357369v1, whole genome shotgun sequence harbors:
- the LOC113279667 gene encoding F-box protein CPR1-like — translated: MSGLPEDVYHEILSRVPAKSTLICKYVCKTWFSIISKPKFVKLHLHRTIHKNDSKLMFLINDYIKLDYTLVSSISYDLSYSSLSSSSSIDNDCGDAILELHRPFHDSAAAYYPYCIQGSCNGLICMAMYHVDAITGVVVPLLVVWNPTTRECKILPKSQFGIVSCRRSIYSFGYDHKGDNYKLVKIVKLKGSKDGSVNIRGSEDGYVTEMYTLRSDSWRSIDTPCLICFLRSLMIVNLGCLLMELVIG